A genomic segment from Leptolyngbya boryana PCC 6306 encodes:
- the arsS gene encoding arsenosugar biosynthesis radical SAM (seleno)protein ArsS (Some members of this family are selenoproteins.) — MSSLLNRQSPLTSTKYQQTLLNSLPLNNANFAERLGASLHPSELEIFQINVGKLCNMTCRHCHVDASPDRKEIMTRETIDLCLQALDQTSAHTVDLTGGAPELNPNFRYLVDQCVARGKHVIDRCNLTVLLLPTLQDLPEWFAERGVEIVCSLPHYRQRNTDAQRGDGTFEKSIEALKRLNAVGYGTGDPNRQLTLMSNPVGAFLASGQTKLEQEWKAGLKKYQGVSFDRLITLNNMPISRFLEWLESSGNLQGYMELLVNSFNPATVDGLMCRNTLSISWDGYLYDCDFNQMLDLKCETNHIRSFDLARLRNRTVITDRHCFGCTAGSGSSCGGALI; from the coding sequence ATGTCTTCGTTACTGAACCGTCAATCGCCGCTTACCTCCACCAAGTATCAGCAAACGCTTTTAAACAGCCTGCCTCTGAACAATGCGAACTTTGCAGAACGATTAGGAGCATCGCTCCACCCAAGCGAGCTAGAAATCTTTCAAATCAATGTTGGCAAGCTCTGTAATATGACTTGTCGCCATTGCCATGTCGATGCCAGTCCCGATCGCAAAGAGATCATGACTCGCGAAACGATCGATCTTTGCTTACAGGCGTTAGATCAAACCTCTGCTCACACTGTTGATCTCACAGGTGGCGCACCTGAACTGAATCCAAACTTTCGCTATCTCGTTGATCAATGTGTCGCCCGTGGAAAACATGTGATCGATCGCTGTAATCTCACTGTTCTCCTGCTCCCAACGCTGCAAGACTTACCCGAATGGTTCGCAGAACGAGGAGTCGAAATCGTCTGTTCTCTGCCGCACTATCGGCAACGCAATACCGATGCACAACGCGGTGATGGCACATTTGAAAAATCGATCGAGGCACTGAAACGATTAAATGCAGTCGGATATGGAACAGGTGATCCAAATCGCCAACTGACTTTAATGAGCAATCCGGTTGGAGCTTTTCTCGCCAGTGGACAAACAAAACTGGAACAAGAATGGAAAGCTGGATTGAAGAAATATCAGGGTGTCAGCTTCGATCGCTTAATTACACTCAACAACATGCCGATTTCTCGATTTCTGGAATGGTTAGAATCATCTGGTAATCTTCAAGGCTACATGGAGTTATTGGTCAATTCATTTAATCCAGCTACCGTCGATGGGTTAATGTGTCGCAACACGCTCTCAATCTCCTGGGACGGGTATCTCTATGATTGCGATTTTAATCAGATGCTCGATCTCAAGTGCGAGACGAATCATATTCGATCGTTTGATCTAGCCCGGTTAAGAAACCGGACTGTAATCACAGATCGGCATTGTTTTGGTTGCACTGCCGGCTCGGGAAGTTCTTGTGGGGGTGCATTAATTTAG
- a CDS encoding glycosyltransferase family 2 protein → MDSNLPTVSIGLPVFNGEDYLEAALESLLAQTYTNFEIVLCDNASSDRTAEICQTYAAKDARIRYYRNDHNIGAAENFDRVFQLSRGKYFKWAAHDDLCKPTFLERCIEVLDRDLSVVLCTSEAGRIDWAGNEQPPKADSPRPIDAWEVAERFEAIVLKTFWSYEIFGLIRSSALKKLNLRRSNYGSDRVILAELSLQGRLVHVPEMLFFRRFHLKQSTCMQSAKERQQWHSGNRKRSIWERGSVGFMQAVFQADLTPAERVQCMGVVLRYLTKAGNWRYFLPKHFRQTKKLTLTQMPAQSIASKG, encoded by the coding sequence ATGGACAGTAATCTACCCACCGTTTCGATCGGGCTGCCTGTTTTTAATGGTGAAGACTATTTAGAAGCAGCTTTAGAGTCTCTCTTAGCACAAACTTATACTAATTTTGAGATCGTTCTCTGCGATAACGCTTCGAGCGATCGCACCGCAGAAATTTGCCAAACCTACGCGGCAAAAGATGCTCGAATTCGCTACTACCGTAACGATCACAACATTGGAGCCGCAGAAAACTTCGATCGCGTCTTTCAACTCTCTCGCGGCAAATACTTCAAATGGGCAGCACATGATGACCTCTGTAAACCCACCTTTTTAGAACGCTGCATCGAAGTTCTAGACCGTGACCTCTCAGTCGTTCTCTGCACTTCTGAAGCAGGACGCATCGATTGGGCAGGCAACGAGCAACCTCCGAAAGCGGATAGTCCTCGCCCGATCGATGCATGGGAAGTGGCTGAACGGTTTGAGGCGATCGTATTAAAAACATTCTGGTCTTATGAAATCTTTGGTCTGATCCGTTCGAGCGCGCTGAAAAAACTGAATTTACGGCGCAGTAATTATGGCAGCGATCGCGTCATCTTGGCAGAACTGAGCCTACAAGGTCGGCTCGTTCACGTTCCCGAAATGCTGTTCTTTCGGCGGTTTCATCTCAAGCAATCGACGTGTATGCAATCAGCAAAAGAGCGGCAACAATGGCACAGCGGCAATCGGAAACGTTCGATCTGGGAACGTGGTTCAGTCGGATTTATGCAAGCGGTTTTTCAGGCAGACCTGACTCCGGCAGAACGAGTTCAATGCATGGGAGTTGTCCTACGCTATTTAACCAAAGCAGGCAACTGGCGTTACTTCTTGCCCAAACACTTCCGGCAAACCAAAAAGCTAACGCTGACACAGATGCCTGCTCAATCCATCGCTTCTAAAGGTTAG
- a CDS encoding DUF2141 domain-containing protein, whose translation MQWNVSQLALLALGSSAMIATVAQANPTSNFTVVVGGVQNQQGRVCVSLFANSQGFPDRGDRAVRAQCVGVGKGQTAVTFQNLPLGNYGVAVFHDRNSNGKLDRNFLGIPKEGFGFSRNPTIRTGAPKFSEVAVFVAGTNNTAQVQLQYLLGG comes from the coding sequence GTGCAATGGAATGTCTCTCAGTTAGCGCTACTGGCTCTCGGATCAAGTGCGATGATCGCAACGGTCGCTCAAGCCAATCCAACCAGTAACTTCACGGTCGTCGTGGGTGGCGTGCAAAATCAGCAGGGTAGAGTCTGTGTCAGCCTATTTGCCAATAGTCAGGGATTTCCGGATCGAGGAGATCGAGCTGTGCGAGCGCAATGTGTTGGGGTTGGAAAAGGACAGACTGCTGTGACCTTCCAGAATTTGCCGTTAGGAAATTATGGGGTCGCAGTGTTTCACGATCGCAATAGTAACGGAAAGCTCGATCGCAATTTTCTCGGCATTCCCAAAGAAGGATTTGGCTTCTCACGCAATCCAACGATTCGCACAGGTGCGCCGAAGTTTAGTGAAGTTGCTGTTTTTGTCGCAGGCACAAACAATACGGCGCAGGTGCAATTGCAGTATTTGCTAGGCGGCTAA
- a CDS encoding urease accessory protein UreD, translated as MNYPRLVEPDLNPTDWHGILQLGFEYRQGKTQLIRNQGQAPLKVQRPFYPEGDEVCHSVIMHTAGGIVGGDRLTFDFHLASGSQALITTPAASKIYRTNGREAHQVIRVDVAEGACLEWLPLDSIVFNQAIYRQTMQINLAQGANWLGWEITRFGRSARGEKFVEGNWRSRTEVWQAGKPIWIDRQWMPGSEENFASPHGLAGCPVVGSFAWVGQVVTPELVEKARELWAGSSGEIGVTRLSIGLLCRYRGHSSSEARRWFLAVWQLIRVSYFQRPACIPRVWQLEMR; from the coding sequence GTGAATTATCCTCGTCTCGTTGAACCTGATTTAAACCCGACCGATTGGCATGGCATCCTGCAATTGGGATTTGAATATCGCCAGGGGAAAACTCAACTGATTCGGAACCAGGGGCAAGCTCCCCTAAAAGTGCAGCGCCCTTTTTATCCAGAAGGCGACGAGGTTTGTCATAGCGTGATTATGCACACAGCAGGCGGCATCGTCGGGGGAGATCGTTTAACCTTTGACTTCCACCTTGCATCAGGTAGTCAAGCACTGATCACAACTCCGGCAGCCAGTAAGATTTACCGCACCAATGGGCGCGAGGCTCATCAGGTCATTCGGGTTGATGTTGCCGAAGGCGCGTGCTTAGAATGGTTGCCGCTTGACTCGATCGTATTTAACCAAGCGATCTATCGGCAAACGATGCAGATCAATTTAGCTCAGGGAGCAAACTGGCTCGGCTGGGAGATTACCCGATTTGGGCGCAGTGCTCGGGGTGAGAAATTTGTTGAAGGCAATTGGCGATCGCGAACTGAAGTTTGGCAAGCGGGCAAGCCGATTTGGATCGATCGTCAATGGATGCCTGGCAGCGAAGAAAATTTTGCGAGTCCGCATGGCTTAGCGGGTTGTCCTGTGGTGGGAAGTTTTGCTTGGGTCGGGCAAGTGGTCACACCAGAATTAGTCGAGAAAGCGAGAGAACTCTGGGCGGGATCATCCGGTGAGATCGGGGTGACGCGATTATCGATCGGGCTACTGTGCCGATATCGAGGACATTCCAGCAGCGAAGCCCGCCGATGGTTTCTGGCGGTTTGGCAGTTGATTCGGGTGTCTTATTTTCAGCGTCCAGCCTGTATTCCCAGAGTTTGGCAGCTGGAAATGCGCTGA
- the ureA gene encoding urease subunit gamma, with protein MQLTPQEKDKLLIFTAALVAERRKARGLKLNYPEAVALISAAILEGARDGQTVAELMNYGTTLLTQDEVMEGVAEMIHEVQVEATFPDGTKLVTVHHPIR; from the coding sequence ATGCAACTCACACCGCAAGAAAAAGATAAGCTTTTGATTTTCACGGCTGCTTTGGTTGCCGAGCGTCGTAAGGCGAGAGGCTTGAAATTGAACTATCCTGAAGCAGTGGCGTTGATTTCTGCGGCAATTTTGGAAGGCGCAAGAGATGGACAAACGGTTGCCGAATTGATGAACTATGGCACAACGCTTCTCACCCAAGATGAGGTGATGGAAGGTGTGGCAGAGATGATTCATGAAGTGCAAGTCGAAGCAACTTTTCCAGATGGTACAAAATTAGTTACAGTTCATCATCCGATTCGATAG
- a CDS encoding urease subunit beta: MIPGEMLIEEGEIELNAGRETVTIQVANQGDRPIQVGSHFHFFEVNAALEFDRDRARGMRLDIPAGTAVRFEPGDDREVTLVPLVGSRQVYGFNAKIEGALDEKAKKGKKKAK, encoded by the coding sequence ATGATTCCCGGTGAAATGTTGATTGAAGAAGGCGAGATCGAACTGAATGCAGGACGCGAAACGGTCACAATACAGGTTGCAAATCAAGGTGATCGACCGATTCAAGTTGGCTCTCATTTTCACTTTTTTGAAGTGAATGCAGCTTTGGAATTTGATCGCGATCGCGCCCGTGGAATGCGGTTAGATATTCCGGCAGGGACAGCCGTACGATTTGAACCGGGAGACGATCGCGAAGTGACGCTCGTGCCTTTAGTTGGCTCGCGGCAGGTGTATGGATTCAATGCCAAAATCGAAGGGGCATTGGATGAGAAAGCGAAAAAAGGTAAAAAGAAAGCTAAATAA
- a CDS encoding Coq4 family protein gives MHFKELRRLNLNYLNTLKSVVNVLRDPTQTDSIYDIEDSLLRSHPQTMAASLNYMLSRPEIAAFAKERYSPSEPELVKLMTYPPNSLGYAFAQYISSSGFDPGFYRKMDVVDDASCLLFRLRQTHDIWHVVTGMSVDVAGEIGLKAFELAQTRRPLAGILIAAAFVSTLLNQPEQLDRLLDRVASGYRMGAKAKPLLAQKWEDHWEKPVAEWRAELGIEPMPVYVP, from the coding sequence ATGCATTTCAAAGAATTACGCCGTTTAAACTTAAATTACTTAAATACCTTAAAGTCGGTTGTGAATGTGTTGCGCGATCCAACACAGACAGACTCGATTTATGACATTGAGGATTCGCTCTTGCGATCGCATCCTCAAACGATGGCAGCCTCTTTAAATTACATGCTGAGTCGCCCTGAAATTGCAGCTTTTGCTAAAGAGCGTTACTCGCCATCTGAGCCAGAGTTAGTCAAGCTGATGACGTATCCGCCAAACTCTTTAGGCTATGCGTTTGCACAGTACATTTCATCCTCGGGATTTGATCCAGGATTCTACCGCAAAATGGACGTTGTGGATGATGCGTCTTGCTTATTGTTTCGACTGCGGCAGACCCATGACATCTGGCATGTGGTCACCGGGATGAGTGTGGATGTAGCTGGCGAAATTGGGTTAAAAGCGTTTGAATTGGCACAAACTCGTCGTCCACTCGCTGGAATTTTAATCGCGGCAGCTTTTGTGAGTACATTGCTCAATCAACCAGAACAGTTGGATCGATTGCTCGATCGAGTCGCATCAGGCTATCGCATGGGTGCAAAGGCGAAACCACTATTGGCACAGAAATGGGAAGATCATTGGGAGAAACCTGTTGCAGAATGGCGAGCCGAGTTAGGGATTGAGCCGATGCCCGTTTATGTGCCTTGA